A genome region from Erigeron canadensis isolate Cc75 chromosome 3, C_canadensis_v1, whole genome shotgun sequence includes the following:
- the LOC122590689 gene encoding probable aspartic proteinase GIP2, with the protein MATFKSHATFFFFFSIVAFSCAALEPNKLTKNTAIYFPIRKNQTSLQYYTTINMGNQTKVNVDALLDLGAQSVWIDCRSYLSTSYKRAPCGSNECKKAMGSVCLDCNSTPRPGCSNDACGVYAFNPYSEYLIAQELGEDTIRASSTDGRHVLAEYDVPKFQFSCADADIIQGLPGDHTKGLVGLARTQVSLASQISSSFNLPPKFVLCIPSSSESIGDMYIGGGPYYMPPTIGEKSLSFARTPLVVNPISTAPVSSEGSPSDEYFISVKHIEINGKQVSFNPSLLSFDKNGVGGTKISTIAPYTILHASIYEPLVKDFVKEATLKTIKRVTSVTPFGACFDSKTISKSITGPAVPDIDLVLEGNTISEKFTLSGSNLMVEAKKNVMCLAIVDGGSEPRTSIVLGGHQLENRFLEFDLSTSILGFTPSLLLSKQICSHSRLI; encoded by the coding sequence ATGGCAACTTTTAAAAGCCATGcaactttctttttcttcttctctatTGTAGCCTTCTCTTGTGCTGCTTTAGAACCAAACAAACTTACTAAAAACACTGCTATTTACTTCCCAATTCGAAAGAACCAAACTAGCCTCCAGTATTACACCACCATTAATATGGGCAACCAAACAAAAGTAAATGTTGATGCACTACTTGATCTAGGAGCACAATCTGTTTGGATTGATTGTAGGTCATATCtatcaacttcttataaaagaGCGCCGTGTGGTTCAAACGAATGTAAGAAAGCCATGGGGTCTGTTTGTTTAGACTGCAACTCAACACCTAGACCTGGTTGCTCCAACGACGCGTGTGGTGTCTACGCTTTTAACCCTTATAGCGAATACTTGATAGCTCAAGAGCTCGGCGAGGATACCATCAGGGCATCGTCGACAGATGGTCGCCATGTTTTGGCAGAATATGATGTACCTAAATTCCAATTCTCTTGTGCAGATGCAGACATTATACAAGGGTTACCTGGTGACCATACTAAAGGGTTGGTTGGCCTTGCAAGAACCCAAGTTTCATTGGCTTCACAAATTTCATCTTCATTCAACTTGCCTCCAAAGTTTGTTCTTTGTATACCATCATCATCCGAATCCATAGGGGACATGTATATTGGTGGCGGCCCATATTACATGCCACCTACTATCGGAGAAAAATCTTTGTCCTTTGCAAGGACTCCACTCGTTGTCAATCCTATCAGTACTGCCCCGGTTTCTTCAGAAGGATCTCCCTCAGATGAATATTTCATTAGTGTCAAGCACATTGAAATAAACGGTAAACAAGTATCTTTTAACCCATCATTGCTATCGTTTGACAAGAATGGAGTTGGGGGGACAAAGATTAGTACTATAGCACCTTATACCATTTTGCATGCATCCATTTATGAACCTCTTGTCAAAGATTTTGTTAAGGAAGCTACACTAAAGACGATCAAAAGGGTAACATCCGTCACACCATTTGGGGCATGCTTTGATTCAAAAACTATTTCAAAGTCGATAACTGGACCAGCGGTCCCGGATATTGATCTAGTTTTGGAAGGCAATACAATATCCGAAAAATTTACATTGTCTGGTTCAAACTTAATGGTGGAAGCTAAGAAGAATGTTATGTGCCTTGCAATTGTTGATGGGGGATCCGAGCCAAGAACATCTATTGTGTTGGGTGGGCATCAACTTGAGAATCGTTTTTTGGAGTTCGATCTAAGTACATCAATTCTAGGGTTCACTCCCTCTCTTTTGCTCTCAAAACAAATTTGCTCACACTCCAGGCTAATTTAA
- the LOC122590450 gene encoding probable aspartic proteinase GIP2: MACSQTLSSLFIFSFITICYAALDPFKLSKPNAIHFPIRKNQTTLQYYTTYESGNPQSRTTIDALIDLGAQSVWFECTSYVSSTYKRASCGSNRCKKAKGTGCIGCDSAPRPGCSNNTCAVYGYNPFTEYLTAQELGEDTMRVTSTDGQSILLNYDIPKFQFSCADPDIVEGLPGDHTKGLVGLARTDVSLPLQISSSLKLAQKFALCLPSSSDNGLGDIFIGGGPYYMPPSTEDQSLSFISTPLVINPVSTAPMYNEGDASDEYFINVKAIEISGKPIALNSSLLSFDKNGFGGTKISTIVPYTALHSTIYKSLVKDFIKAATKNNIKRVTSVAPFGACFDSKTAPKTITGPAVPDIDLILEGNTTRFRIYGSNSMVEAQKNVICLAFIDGGAEPRTSIVLGGHQLENRILEFDVGASMLGITSSLLVWNTSCSHYRSSYLKPQVI; this comes from the coding sequence ATGGCATGCTCTCAAACTCTCTCAAGtctctttatcttttcttttataacaaTCTGTTATGCTGCTTTAGATCCATTCAAACTATCAAAGCCTAATGCCATTCATTTTCCCATAAGAAAAAACCAAACCACTCTTCAATACTACACCACATATGAGTCTGGTAACCCTCAATCACGTACCACGATCGATGCGTTAATCGATCTTGGGGCACAGTCTGTTTGGTTTGAATGTACGTCTTACGTCTCATCAACGTATAAACGAGCATCTTGTGGCTCAAACAGATGCAAAAAGGCCAAAGGGACTGGCTGTATAGGGTGCGACTCGGCTCCTAGACCAGGCTGCTCTAATAACACTTGTGCTGTCTATGGTTATAACCCTTTTACCGAATATTTAACAGCTCAAGAGCTTGGTGAAGATACAATGAGGGTAACATCCACTGATGGCCAGTCTATTCTGCTTAACTATGATATACCGAAGTTCCAATTTTCGTGTGCTGATCCTGACATTGTAGAAGGCTTACCTGGTGACCATACTAAAGGGTTGGTTGGGCTTGCAAGAACCGATGTTTCCTTACCTTTACAAATTTCATCTTCACTCAAATTGGCTCAAAAATTTGCTCTTTGTTTACCCTCATCATCAGATAATGGACTAGGTGACATATTTATTGGCGGAGGGCCATATTATATGCCTCCTAGTACGGAAGATCAATCTTTGTCATTTATTAGTACTCCACTCGTTATCAATCCAGTCAGTACTGCACCGATGTATAATGAAGGAGATGCTTCAGATGAGTATTTCATCAATGTTAAAGCCATTGAGATTAGTGGTAAACCTATAGCACTTAATTCATCATTATTGTCTTTCGATAAAAATGGTTTTGGGGGAACCAAGATTAGTACAATAGTACCTTATACTGCTTTGCACTCGACGATTTACAAGAGTCTAGTAAAAGATTTCATTAAGGCAGCAACAAAGAATAATATCAAAAGGGTGACTTCTGTTGCACCATTTGGAGCGTGCTTTGATTCAAAGACCGCTCCTAAAACAATAACTGGACCAGCGGTTCCAGATATTGACCTAATTTTAGAAGGGAATACAACAAGGTTCAGAATCTATGGTTCAAACTCAATGGTGGAAGCTCAAAAGAATGTAATATGCCTAGCGTTTATTGATGGAGGAGCTGAACCAAGAACGTCAATCGTCTTAGGAGGGCATCAGTTGGAGAATCGCATACTAGAGTTCGATGTAGGTGCATCAATGTTGGGAATTACATCCTCCCTCCTGGTGTGGAACACAAGTTGTTCTCATTATAGGTCATCATATTTAAAACCTCAAGTAATTTAA